The following proteins are encoded in a genomic region of Peromyscus maniculatus bairdii isolate BWxNUB_F1_BW_parent chromosome 12, HU_Pman_BW_mat_3.1, whole genome shotgun sequence:
- the LOC121821754 gene encoding CDK5 regulatory subunit-associated protein 2-like: MSDKSSLSRDQKPDSETEKCPVMASSFSQDCMEHLQEIRTRRKRLEEYIKTNEKLQKQQERQGSEADQGSINVAAYGSELHSSLKSEMHSLRKQNQALRMMIDKCIVDKLKENEKLLKSLSRKAASLEHLRLEYISVKEENERLQRDISEKERQPAADPGGLQPRRRRRQELSRVQEEVKLKQQLLSQNEKEHRKLQREAQVVRHCIDHCPLQKEASDTSYGHLHKNYKKSWRDGSEVKSTGCSSKGPEFNSQQPHGS, encoded by the exons ATGTCCGATAAGTCCTCCCTGTCCCGAGACCAGAAGCCAGACAGCGAGACTGAGAAGTGCCCAGTGATGGCGAGCTCTTTTTCTCAGGACTGTATGGAACACCTACAGGAAATTCGAACTCGGAGAAAGCGTTTGGAAGAATATATTAAAACGAATGAGAAGCTCCAGAAACAGCAGGAACGGCAGGGGTCTGAGGCTGACCAAGGTTCCATAAATGTTGCTGCTTACGGCTCAGAGCTGCACAGCTCTCTGAAGTCAGAGATGCATTCCCTGAGGAAGCAGAACCAGGCCCTCCGTATGATGATCGACAAATGTATCGTAGATAAActgaaagagaatgaaaaattaCTTAAGTCCCTGTCCAGGAAGGCGGCAAGTCTTGAGCACCTTCGGCTAGAGTACATCAgtgtaaaggaagaaaatgaaaggttgCAGAGAGACATCAGTGAGAAGGAGAGACAACCAGCAGCTGACCCAGGAGGTCTGCagccgcgccgccgccgccgccaggagCTGAGCAGGGTACAGGAAGAAGTGAAGTTGAAGCagcagctgctctcccagaaTGAAAAGGAGCATAGGAAGCTACAGCGAGAGGCCCAAG TCGTGCGTCACTGCATTGAccactgcccactgcaaaaagaagcttctgacACCAGCTATGGCCACCTGcacaaaaactacaaaaagagctggagagatggctcagaggttaagagcactggctgctcttccaaaggtcctgagttcaattcccagcaaccacatggcagctga